A single window of Usitatibacter rugosus DNA harbors:
- a CDS encoding ABC transporter permease, producing MLAFAIRRLGQSFFVLVVMSFIVFLGVFAVGNPIELLVNPQADEAERLRATVALGLDKPILEQYAVFLKGAVTGDLGRSFVFNVPAIQLILQKLPATIELALAAMLIAVGLGIPLGLLAGLRPHSFVGRSIMALSIVGFSLPTFWVGLVLIMLFSVHLGWLPSNGRGETVMLLGVPVSFLTWDGLQHLAMPALNLALFKLSLLIRLTRAGAREAVLQDYVKFARAKGLGPRRVIGVHVLKNILVPIVTVIGLELGSVIAFAIVTESIFAWPGSGKLLIDSINLLDRPVIVAYLMVIVTLFIAINFFVDVLYSMLDPRVRLGSASTAH from the coding sequence ATGCTCGCCTTCGCCATCCGCCGCCTCGGGCAGAGCTTCTTCGTCCTGGTGGTGATGTCTTTCATCGTGTTCCTCGGCGTGTTCGCCGTCGGGAATCCGATCGAGCTACTGGTGAACCCGCAGGCCGACGAAGCCGAGCGCCTGCGCGCCACGGTCGCCCTGGGCCTCGACAAGCCGATCCTCGAGCAGTACGCGGTGTTCCTGAAGGGCGCGGTGACGGGCGACCTCGGCCGCTCGTTCGTGTTCAACGTGCCCGCGATCCAGCTCATCCTGCAGAAGCTGCCCGCCACCATCGAGCTCGCGCTCGCGGCGATGTTGATCGCGGTGGGATTGGGCATTCCGCTGGGGCTGCTGGCGGGCCTGCGGCCGCACTCCTTCGTGGGCCGCTCGATCATGGCGCTGTCGATCGTCGGCTTCAGCCTGCCGACGTTCTGGGTGGGCCTGGTGCTCATCATGCTGTTCTCCGTGCACCTGGGCTGGCTGCCGTCCAACGGGCGCGGCGAGACCGTGATGCTGCTGGGCGTTCCCGTGAGCTTCCTCACCTGGGACGGCCTGCAGCACCTGGCCATGCCGGCGCTGAACCTCGCGCTCTTCAAGCTCTCGCTGCTCATACGGCTCACGCGCGCCGGCGCCCGCGAGGCCGTGCTCCAGGACTACGTGAAATTCGCCCGCGCCAAGGGCCTGGGCCCGCGGCGCGTGATCGGCGTGCACGTCCTGAAGAACATCCTCGTGCCGATCGTGACGGTGATCGGCCTCGAGCTGGGCTCGGTGATCGCGTTCGCGATCGTGACCGAATCGATCTTCGCGTGGCCCGGCTCCGGCAAGCTGCTGATCGATTCGATCAACCTGCTCGACCGCCCCGTGATCGTGGCGTACCTGATGGTGATCGTGACGCTCTTCATCGCCATCAATTTCTTCGTCGACGTGCTCTATTCGATGCTCGATCCCCGCGTGCGCCTCGGCTCCGCGTCGACGGCCCACTGA
- a CDS encoding ABC transporter substrate-binding protein: MLRTLRVALAAFALGAFSLAHAAPERSVSIGLQAAITSIDPHYHNLSPNNSMLIHIFEPLIARDPNQKLVPALATSWKAIDDLTWEFKLRKNVKFHDGSAFTADDVVFTLNRVPNVPNSPSSFATFTKPIVDVKVVDPHTLIFKTASPHVLLPSDLASVLIVSKLNGEKATTADYNSGKAAIGTGPYKFVEYIQNQHVLLKANYGHWAGEQPWDKVTFKILSNPAARVAALLSRDVQMIETVPTSDIAKFEKDANFMLADKVSNRVIYVHLWQWSDKSPPFVTAKDGKPLDKNPFKDARVRKALSMAINRDAISDRVMEKKSVPAAQLLADTFYGTSKKLKPQKYDPEGAKKLLAEAGYPNGFAMTVHGTNNRYINDDKIAQTIAQFYSRIGIDTKVETLPAGTYFSRATNGEFGYMLLGWGTESGEQGSSLRSLLATRNPEKGMGVNNRGRYSNPAMDEQLVKALVTMDDKKREGLIQAAAETAMNDTALIPIHYEVSTWATAKGYRYTPRTDQYTLAMDLKPVK; encoded by the coding sequence ATGCTGCGCACCCTCCGCGTCGCGCTCGCCGCGTTCGCCCTTGGCGCCTTTTCCCTCGCCCACGCCGCCCCGGAACGCTCCGTGTCGATCGGCCTGCAGGCCGCGATCACGTCCATCGACCCGCACTACCACAACCTCTCGCCGAACAACTCGATGCTGATCCACATCTTCGAGCCGCTCATCGCGCGCGATCCCAACCAGAAGCTGGTGCCCGCGCTCGCGACCTCGTGGAAGGCGATCGACGACCTCACCTGGGAATTCAAGCTGCGCAAGAACGTGAAGTTCCACGACGGCTCGGCCTTCACCGCCGACGACGTGGTCTTCACCCTGAACCGCGTGCCCAACGTGCCCAACAGCCCCTCGTCGTTCGCCACGTTCACCAAGCCGATCGTCGACGTGAAGGTGGTCGACCCGCACACCCTCATCTTCAAGACCGCCTCGCCGCACGTGCTGCTGCCGAGCGACCTCGCCTCGGTGCTCATCGTCTCGAAGCTGAATGGCGAGAAGGCCACGACGGCCGACTACAACTCGGGCAAGGCCGCGATCGGCACGGGCCCCTACAAGTTCGTCGAGTACATCCAGAACCAGCACGTGCTGCTGAAGGCGAACTACGGCCACTGGGCCGGCGAGCAACCCTGGGACAAGGTCACCTTCAAGATCCTCTCGAACCCCGCGGCGCGCGTCGCGGCCCTCCTGTCGAGGGACGTGCAGATGATCGAGACGGTGCCGACGTCCGACATCGCGAAGTTCGAGAAGGACGCGAACTTCATGCTCGCCGACAAGGTCTCGAACCGCGTGATCTACGTCCACCTCTGGCAGTGGAGCGACAAGTCGCCGCCGTTCGTCACCGCCAAGGACGGGAAGCCCCTGGACAAGAACCCGTTCAAGGACGCGCGCGTGCGGAAGGCGTTGTCGATGGCCATCAACCGCGACGCGATCTCCGATCGCGTGATGGAGAAGAAGTCCGTGCCCGCCGCGCAGCTGCTGGCCGACACGTTCTACGGCACCAGCAAGAAGCTGAAGCCGCAGAAGTACGATCCGGAAGGCGCCAAGAAGCTGCTGGCCGAGGCCGGTTATCCGAACGGCTTCGCGATGACGGTGCACGGAACCAACAACCGCTACATCAACGACGACAAGATTGCCCAGACCATCGCGCAGTTCTACTCACGCATCGGCATCGACACCAAGGTGGAGACGCTTCCCGCCGGCACCTACTTCAGCCGCGCCACCAACGGCGAGTTCGGCTACATGCTGCTCGGCTGGGGCACGGAATCGGGTGAGCAAGGCTCGAGCCTGCGTTCGCTCCTCGCCACCCGCAATCCCGAGAAGGGCATGGGCGTGAACAATCGCGGCCGCTACTCCAACCCGGCCATGGACGAGCAGCTGGTAAAGGCCCTGGTCACGATGGACGACAAGAAGCGCGAGGGGCTCATCCAGGCGGCGGCGGAAACGGCGATGAACGACACGGCGCTGATCCCCATCCACTACGAGGTGAGCACCTGGGCCACCGCGAAAGGCTATCGCTACACGCCGCGCACGGACCAGTACACGCTCGCCATGGACCTGAAGCCCGTCAAGTAA
- a CDS encoding tetratricopeptide repeat protein translates to MSLIERFEALLAGGKDNALLRFTLGTEHLKAGAVAKAVEHLRAAVAHEASYSAAWKALGKALAESGDAEGAKEAYRRGIDAAEGHGDKQAAKEMAVFLKRLEKAPPAV, encoded by the coding sequence ATGTCCCTGATCGAGCGATTCGAAGCCCTGCTCGCCGGCGGCAAGGACAACGCCTTGCTGCGGTTCACGTTGGGCACCGAGCACCTGAAGGCCGGAGCGGTTGCGAAGGCCGTGGAGCACCTGCGCGCCGCGGTCGCGCACGAGGCGTCGTACTCGGCCGCATGGAAGGCTCTCGGCAAGGCGCTCGCCGAAAGCGGCGACGCCGAAGGCGCGAAGGAAGCCTACCGCCGCGGCATCGACGCGGCCGAAGGCCACGGGGACAAGCAGGCCGCGAAGGAGATGGCCGTGTTCCTGAAGCGCCTCGAGAAGGCGCCTCCGGCGGTCTAG
- the aroB gene encoding 3-dehydroquinate synthase, whose protein sequence is MSNETLHVALGDRSYPIHIGAGLLARAELFAPHVRSRRVAIVTNAAVASRYERRLRQTLESAGAKSFSIAMPDGEAHKDWKSLDAIFARLLEEGADRKTVIVALGGGVVGDVAGFAAATYQRGVPFLQVPTTLLAQVDSSVGGKTAINHALGKNMVGAFHQPLAVVADTDTLATLPERELAAGLAEVVKYGFIADAAFLDWIEAHAAQLVARDASALSYAIRRSCEIKAAVVAEDERESGVRAILNFGHTFGHAIEAAMGYGEWLHGEAVGAGMVLAARLSAAQGRIANSDALRVERVVAALGLPVAAPAIGVEDWLTHMGRDKKNEEGRVTLILLDALGKAAIVRDTPAAAIRKIVSAS, encoded by the coding sequence ATGAGCAACGAGACCCTCCACGTCGCGCTCGGCGATCGCAGCTATCCGATCCACATCGGAGCCGGCCTGCTCGCCCGCGCCGAGCTCTTCGCGCCGCACGTGCGCTCGCGGCGCGTGGCCATCGTCACGAATGCCGCGGTGGCGTCCCGCTATGAGCGGCGCCTGCGGCAGACGCTCGAGAGCGCCGGGGCGAAATCCTTCTCGATCGCGATGCCCGACGGCGAAGCGCACAAGGACTGGAAGAGCCTCGACGCGATCTTCGCGCGCCTGCTCGAGGAGGGCGCCGACCGCAAGACCGTGATCGTCGCGCTGGGCGGCGGCGTGGTGGGCGACGTCGCGGGATTCGCGGCGGCCACGTACCAGCGCGGAGTGCCCTTCCTCCAGGTCCCCACGACGTTGCTCGCGCAGGTGGACTCGTCGGTGGGCGGCAAGACCGCGATCAACCACGCGCTGGGCAAGAACATGGTGGGTGCGTTCCACCAGCCGCTTGCAGTGGTCGCCGACACGGACACGCTCGCCACGTTGCCCGAGCGCGAGCTCGCGGCCGGGCTCGCCGAAGTCGTGAAGTACGGCTTCATCGCCGACGCGGCGTTCCTCGACTGGATCGAGGCGCACGCGGCACAGCTCGTCGCACGCGATGCCTCCGCGCTCTCGTATGCGATCCGCCGCTCCTGCGAGATCAAGGCGGCGGTGGTCGCCGAGGACGAACGTGAATCCGGCGTGCGCGCGATCCTGAATTTCGGCCACACCTTCGGCCACGCCATCGAAGCCGCGATGGGCTACGGGGAGTGGCTGCACGGCGAGGCGGTCGGCGCCGGCATGGTGCTCGCGGCTCGCCTCTCCGCCGCGCAGGGACGCATCGCGAATTCCGATGCGCTCCGCGTCGAGCGCGTGGTCGCCGCACTCGGGCTTCCCGTCGCCGCGCCCGCGATCGGCGTGGAGGACTGGCTCACGCACATGGGCCGCGACAAGAAGAACGAAGAGGGACGGGTGACGTTGATCCTGCTCGACGCGCTCGGCAAGGCGGCGATCGTGCGCGACACGCCGGCGGCCGCGATCCGGAAGATCGTCTCCGCGTCCTAG
- a CDS encoding shikimate kinase gives MATGNIFLVGMMGAGKTTIGRALARKLGLVFADADKELVTRTGVAVATIFEIEGEAGFRKRESTLLVELAAGENAVIATGGGVVLDPENRKVMRERGTVVYLRARLESLWERTRHDTSRPLLATPDPKATLATLLEQREPLYMECAHLVVDTGPQSPSALATRLAATLRQHAGSA, from the coding sequence GTGGCAACCGGGAACATCTTCCTCGTGGGCATGATGGGCGCAGGCAAGACCACCATCGGGCGCGCGCTCGCGCGCAAGCTCGGCCTGGTCTTCGCCGACGCGGACAAGGAGCTCGTGACCCGCACCGGCGTCGCGGTCGCCACCATCTTCGAGATCGAGGGCGAGGCGGGCTTCCGCAAACGCGAATCCACCCTGCTGGTCGAGCTCGCGGCCGGGGAGAACGCCGTCATCGCCACGGGTGGCGGCGTGGTCCTCGATCCCGAGAACCGCAAGGTCATGCGCGAGCGCGGCACCGTGGTCTACCTGCGCGCCCGCCTCGAGAGCCTGTGGGAGCGCACGCGCCACGACACCAGCCGGCCGCTGCTCGCCACGCCCGATCCGAAGGCCACGCTCGCCACGCTGCTGGAACAGCGCGAGCCGCTTTACATGGAATGCGCCCACCTGGTGGTCGACACCGGCCCGCAGAGTCCCTCGGCGCTCGCGACCCGGCTCGCCGCCACGCTCCGGCAGCACGCCGGATCCGCATGA
- the pilQ gene encoding type IV pilus secretin PilQ — protein MNSNLIRTPMQLVAFVGALALALWAPLAGAQAKNSLESMTFSSIQGGKIIMKAAFKEPLKGVPQGFAVTNPPRIAIDLPDTINGMGKTQVDAGEGDLRSVSVVQTANRTRLVMNLTRNLTYTQALDGNMLVVTIDGSQAVTTTGSAATTPSPGATTFAEAAAGTQVRYNLRDVDFRRGNISEGRVVVDLSSSNVGIDIRRQGQQLLVDFLSTNVPRNLVRRLDVGDFGTPVKYVDTFEQGGNARMVIEPRGIWEYSAYQTDTQFIVEVKPVKEDPNKLIQGSAPGYSGEKLSLNFQNVEVRAVLQVIADFTGLNIITSDTVGGNLTLRLKDVPWDQALDIILQAKGLSKRKNGNVVLIAPTDELAAKEKLQLEALAAVSDLEPVRTESFALSYAKAEDLKKLLSDKDAKILSKRGNATIDERTNTLFVQDTGGRLEEARRLIQQLDVPVRQVLIEARIVIADDKWGRQLGARFGTQSAFNTNNYNIGVSGSLVDTVQPLSNNPASRGAASLVYPGALPGNSGFFSGTGSSGLIPIGAQPDQLNVNLPVTGAAGQLALSILNLGSGNLVNVELSALEADNRGKVVSSPRVITADKKKAIISQGTEIPYLTASASGSTTVTFKPAVLELAVTPRITPDDRIIMDLEVKKDAVGQIFSGIPSVDTKKVSTQVLVDNGDTIVLGGIFEQTTRTTVDKVPFLGDVPFVGFFFKRTIKQDDKTELLIFVTPKIVKDTLMVR, from the coding sequence GTGAACTCGAACCTCATCCGAACTCCCATGCAGCTCGTCGCCTTCGTGGGCGCGCTCGCGCTGGCGCTCTGGGCGCCCCTTGCCGGGGCGCAGGCGAAGAACTCGCTCGAATCCATGACCTTCTCGTCCATCCAGGGCGGAAAGATCATCATGAAGGCCGCCTTCAAGGAGCCCCTGAAGGGCGTGCCGCAGGGCTTCGCGGTCACCAACCCGCCGCGCATCGCGATCGACCTGCCCGACACCATCAACGGCATGGGCAAGACCCAGGTCGACGCCGGCGAAGGCGACCTTCGCAGCGTCTCGGTCGTCCAGACGGCGAACCGCACGCGCCTGGTGATGAACCTCACCCGCAACCTCACCTACACGCAGGCGCTCGACGGCAACATGCTGGTCGTCACGATCGACGGCTCGCAGGCGGTCACCACGACGGGTTCCGCGGCCACCACGCCGTCGCCCGGCGCGACCACCTTCGCCGAAGCGGCGGCCGGCACGCAGGTCCGCTACAACCTCCGCGACGTCGACTTCCGCCGCGGCAACATCTCGGAAGGCCGCGTCGTCGTCGACCTGTCCTCGTCCAACGTCGGCATCGACATCCGCCGCCAGGGCCAGCAGCTCCTCGTCGACTTCCTCAGCACCAACGTGCCGCGCAACCTCGTCCGCCGCCTCGACGTGGGCGACTTCGGCACCCCGGTGAAGTACGTGGACACGTTCGAGCAGGGCGGCAACGCCCGCATGGTGATCGAGCCGCGCGGCATCTGGGAATACTCGGCCTACCAGACCGACACCCAGTTCATCGTCGAGGTGAAGCCGGTCAAGGAAGACCCGAACAAGCTGATCCAGGGCTCCGCTCCCGGCTACTCCGGCGAGAAGCTCTCGCTCAACTTCCAGAACGTCGAAGTGCGCGCGGTGCTCCAGGTGATCGCGGACTTCACGGGCCTGAACATCATCACCAGCGACACGGTGGGCGGCAACCTGACGCTCCGCCTGAAGGACGTGCCCTGGGACCAGGCGCTCGACATCATCCTGCAGGCCAAGGGCCTGTCGAAGCGCAAGAACGGCAACGTGGTGCTGATCGCCCCGACCGACGAGCTGGCCGCCAAGGAGAAGCTGCAGCTTGAAGCCCTGGCCGCGGTCTCCGACCTCGAGCCGGTGCGCACCGAGTCGTTCGCGCTCTCCTACGCCAAGGCCGAGGACCTGAAGAAGCTCCTCTCGGACAAGGATGCGAAGATCCTCTCGAAGCGCGGCAATGCCACGATCGACGAGCGCACCAACACGCTGTTCGTGCAGGACACCGGTGGCCGCCTCGAGGAGGCCCGCCGCCTGATCCAGCAGCTCGACGTGCCGGTTCGCCAGGTGCTGATCGAGGCGCGCATCGTGATCGCGGACGACAAGTGGGGCCGCCAGCTGGGCGCGCGCTTCGGCACGCAGTCGGCGTTCAACACGAACAACTACAACATCGGCGTCTCCGGCTCGCTCGTGGACACGGTCCAGCCCCTGTCGAACAACCCGGCCTCCCGCGGCGCGGCCTCGCTCGTGTATCCCGGCGCGCTCCCCGGCAACTCCGGCTTCTTCAGCGGCACGGGTTCCTCCGGCCTCATCCCGATCGGCGCGCAGCCCGACCAGCTCAACGTGAACCTGCCCGTGACGGGAGCGGCCGGCCAGCTGGCCCTGTCGATCCTGAACCTGGGCAGCGGCAACCTCGTGAACGTCGAGCTCTCCGCGCTCGAAGCCGACAACCGCGGCAAGGTGGTTTCCAGCCCGCGCGTGATCACCGCCGACAAGAAGAAGGCGATCATCTCGCAGGGCACGGAGATCCCGTACCTCACGGCTTCGGCGAGCGGCTCCACGACGGTGACCTTCAAGCCGGCGGTGCTCGAGCTGGCAGTCACGCCGCGCATCACGCCGGACGACCGCATCATCATGGACCTCGAGGTGAAGAAGGACGCCGTCGGCCAGATCTTCTCCGGCATCCCCTCGGTGGACACGAAGAAGGTCTCGACCCAGGTGCTCGTCGACAACGGCGACACGATCGTCCTGGGCGGCATCTTCGAGCAGACGACGCGCACCACGGTCGACAAGGTCCCGTTCCTGGGCGACGTCCCGTTCGTGGGCTTCTTCTTCAAGCGCACGATCAAGCAGGACGACAAGACCGAGCTCCTGATCTTCGTCACGCCGAAGATCGTCAAGGACACGCTGATGGTTCGCTGA
- a CDS encoding pilus assembly protein PilP, whose translation MNKRWMLIPAAALVVAGCSSELDELKQFVRDSEKGLPRKIDSLPSVKPFEPFTYEGFDLPDPFKPRKLTPPKDQGAGGGVAPDLNRRKEPLEAFPLEQLKMVGTLSQLNETFALVRADKTLYRVKKGNYMGQNFGLITDVNEGEIKLKEIVQDSAGDWAERQSVLPLLEEASKGDKK comes from the coding sequence ATGAACAAGCGCTGGATGCTCATTCCCGCGGCCGCCCTCGTCGTGGCCGGCTGCAGCTCCGAGCTGGACGAGCTGAAGCAGTTCGTGCGCGACTCCGAGAAGGGGCTGCCGCGCAAGATCGACTCGCTCCCCTCGGTGAAGCCGTTCGAGCCGTTCACGTACGAAGGCTTCGACCTTCCGGATCCGTTCAAGCCCCGCAAGCTCACCCCGCCGAAGGACCAGGGGGCGGGCGGCGGCGTGGCGCCGGACCTGAACCGACGCAAGGAACCGCTGGAAGCGTTCCCGCTGGAGCAGCTGAAGATGGTGGGGACTCTCTCGCAGCTGAATGAAACGTTTGCCCTCGTGCGCGCGGACAAGACGCTTTACCGCGTGAAGAAGGGCAACTACATGGGACAGAACTTCGGCCTGATCACCGACGTGAACGAAGGTGAGATCAAGCTCAAGGAAATCGTCCAGGACAGCGCCGGCGACTGGGCCGAGCGGCAAAGTGTTCTGCCGCTCCTGGAAGAAGCCAGCAAAGGGGACAAAAAGTGA